The sequence CAACCGTTGGATGAATCTGAGGTTGAGCATTGATTGCTCCAACTAGCTTACAAAATACTTGGACAAACTATGCTGATGATAAATCTCAACTGATTAGAAAAAATTCAAATCCAATGACAACCCGAATTCCTAGTGAAGTTTATCTCATGTTGGTCATCTTAGATGAGGTTTCAGGAACATGGAGTTGGTGCGAGGCCTGGTTGGTGGGACCTTTTCAAGTGAAGACTTGAGTTTGTAATGATTTTGGTTGTTAAAAAGTTGAGGGAGCTGAGAATACATATTCAAGATCATGAGGGAGAGAGGGAGACCTCATATTGTAGTGATTTGTTGTTGAAAATCCATCAATCAACATTTTTTCCTATCTGGTTGCAGTCTTGGAGATATTATAGGATATTTTCCTTTGTATTTTTAGGTAGTAAATATTGCAAATAGGGGAATAGAAATCTGACAAATATTTAACCTTAATTTGTTATCTTTTATATTGTAATTGCGCTCACTATAGGAGTCCCTTGAACTCATTCATAAAAAGATGAGTATTTTTTCTccttatatatttttcaaaagttgTCAATATGAAATTTTGGGAATTGGCATTAGAGAGGAAGATAGGCTGTAGGCTGCTTTTTGCTCAGCAGCATGTTTGCAGTGTAAGTGGATACAGCTTCAGCACACTGCCTGTTTGTTGATGTTACCTGCTCTTATTTATTTGAGCTTTTTCTTCATACATTACAAGTCCTTTCTGTGCGAAACTTTGAGTTAAAGATTCCtggctttcttcttcacaaactctAGCTGTTTTGGCAGTAGTCACTAATCCCTCGAAAGATTGAAACAGCGGTATCAATGCTGTCCTTTTAAATTTCATAAAGTGAaggttttttaagaaaatacttTTTTCCTTGAGAGGTCGTAAGATTACTCCTTTCATGCTGAAATTTAAAACCAGTGGGTCTGTTATGTAGAAACTATCTTCACATGCTTCACATGCAAAATGCATAGGTGGGCCTGAACCTGTGATATGATTTTTGGACATGAAAATGAAAGGAGCCTTTCTATTGAAGATAAGAATTACAACAGCTGTATGCAAAAAGTGTGGAGGCAGTAGAAACATTGTAGTTACATACTGAAACGGAGCCAACCCCTCCACCCGCAGGACCATCCACACCGCAAACAGCTAGGTGGTGGGGATCTCCTAGAATCTCACGATAAGCATGTTATCTGAGATTGTTCTTTCTGAGGACAAGTTACCATCTGTCTATTATTGTGTTTGAGACATTCACTTGAGAGGCTACAGTAACAAAGTGGTTGTTGAGGCTGGAAAAAAGTTGTTGAGATTAAAAGTTTAATGAACAAGAATAATTTATAAGAGATTTGTAGGACCGAGCgattgtcgttttaccaaaagctatagttggTAGTATAGGTGCAACTCAGATCTTTTAAATCGTACAGTAGCACAAATGTCACGTTTCGATTGTTCACCCTGCAAGGGCAATTATTGCACCGCAATACCACTTAGTTTGGGTGAGGAAGGCGCTGTAATTGtttgaaattatttgttttcctCTTGCTCTTACTGCCAGCAGTTTTCCATTCTTTACTGTCGTGTACGTCATCGAACTTTTCCATTCTTTGTTGTTGCATACGGCGTCAAACTCTTACAATGGTTATCATAACCATAATGGTACACTTGGTACATTGACTACATTCTTTTGAATGTAATTTTTCCTCTATTACCTGATTCTGGTTCATAGATAGTGGATTTTCTGTGCTTTTTTCCCCATTTTTTCATTTGATAGTTATGCTTGTTTCTCACTGGGTTGAAATCAATAGTTCCTGTCAATTCCTCGTTATTTACAATAGTAGCTCTGATTGTTATTATGATGTTTAAAGATTGGAAGTTGTTTGTATTTACGTGGTTTCTGCAGATCCGCGCTACTGTTAGATGTAATTGCAGCCAGCGCCCTTGTAATATATGTGACTCGTGTACTTTTGGGCTATAAACAAACAAGAGATAGATATCATGTAAGATGGATGCATTTTTTGTGGGTGTtgtttttcataagaaattgaTTCTTTGTTGAAGACACCTGTTTAATGCTTTATTTCAGCTTCTGGTCAACAGGACGCTCTACGAGAAAACAGCTGCCAGTGGTTTTGGTTGCATTCATTTTCTTCTTGATGCTTCTGAACAGCAGCAGGCAAGAAATCTTGATTGTAATCTAATAATCGTGTGTGTTGATTACTCGTCTTCTTATACTCCAACACTCTATGCCAGTTGTCTTTCCAGAAGTTTAggccaaaaaaataaataagagggCTTCtcattctttttcctttttggcACGATGCAGTACAAAGAAGCAATTTTGGTATATGCGATCCTGTTGAAGATGGAGGGAGGCCAGGTTgggtttatatttgttattttctgTCTCTGGTAATTTGGTTCATCGGGCTTTTACTGAGGAAGTATCTTGGTAGGCCACAGCTTGAAGATTGATTGTGTATgctgaaattttattaaaagcGGAACAATTTTTAATTTGCATGGTAAAAAGTTTACAGGGTTTTCACGCAAGATCTTTCTTTATTCACCGTTCTTTATTACTGTGGAGTTCCTTTTTTGTCTGATaaaattttggtaattttagtctaaaacttttataatttatatagtATTGAAGAAATCATGAAATCATAGGACTACGAAAACATTCAACTAACATGGATTAGAAATTTATGTGAAACGTTCTAAAATTTTTCTTACTAAGCTTCCGGATAGATGCTATTTCCGTACTGCGGCCGAAGGTTTGCTGTTTCTCACTTAAGGTCCTATACGAATTGGGCCAGTTTGGTGGTTTGGCCCAGCACGCAAATAGATGAATAGTTTTGTATGCTCAATCACCCAATGTTTTATACTTTGTTTCTCTCTATCTTCTTCTTGAGGCATGAGGTTCCTTGAACTACCTCAGCATGTATAATTAAATCTAATTGATAAATATGTGATATCGTGTGTTATTAACATACTCAAAGTGGAAAATAACTTCTGGTGGACAGAGTGTAAGTTCCTCCTATTTTTGAGTGCCTAAATCTTCAAGAACGGGTTTGATTGCAGGTGACTGCCATGAGAGCTGTAGGAGATGAATGTGAGAGGTTTATTTACAATGTTTTCCGTGAAAAGGTAATCTAAAGGGGGATAGGTTTATCATATGCCTTTTATTTTTCCTCTAGAAAACGATATACTATTTATGCAGGTTGAAATGCCAGTCGAAAAATCGATAGACACATTGGTGAGGTTGGGGCTTGTTACACGGGAGACTGTCGATGGGCAAATAAGAGTGCAGGCTGTTCCCTGTAGCAGAGCACATGCAATTCTTCAGAAACGTTGGAGTAGTTTAATTGGCGTGATTGATTACTGATGCATAATATTCAAGCTTTAGATATAGACAGACAGTTTCTATGTTTGTTTATCAattatgattattgtaaataaaTCAATTCACTGAAGGTCGGGTATCTGTAGAATAAACAAGTTGTAGAGGTCGACATATTTTGCCAACTTTTGAAAGTGTGTGATTTCTCTATAATTTTGaagtaaattatttatgttttttcgATGTTCACTTGCATGTTTTTTGGGGCCTAGATCCCTTGATTTTTGAAACTAAATGAGCTCCAAACTATTTGGGAGTTGAGTCAAACTATTGTTTTGCTGAGAAGACACTGACCCAAAACTTTGATCAAGGGAATCGGGTCTTTTCACTTTTGCCAGATATTGTTactaaagaaaatattaatgtgTCGTATTGGAATAGGTCCCCTTTGCTGCAGCAGGCCTCCATTGAATACTTGGTTCTTTTATTTCCAGAAAGTGGTGGTTCGTGAGGTATTAACAAATGGACAGATCACGCGACGAGTAAATGTGAGGGTCCTTACTATGCTTAATTATCGCGCaattgtattatatatattatattattaattttaagacatttagagtaactaatttttggtgttattttctgttttaataattatatatattaataaaatgttaaaactttAATGTAAGTTATATGTAGCTTAGCGGATAGTTTTTACTTTCTAATTATCAAGTTGCTGATTTAATTCTTACTTGAtgttttttctccttttttttttatttatttttttaattcatatatcaaaattacagtgcgGTCTTTTActgttttttataattatattttgatcttcatctaaatataaatcaaatggattataaaaatattgtatatgCATGCAACGCGTGTATCGACACTAGTATTAGTTATGCATCCAAGACTTAATAATAAGATTTCGACGCATGGCCTCAAATTTTAAGCATGACATCGTCGTATTATCATACTCATAATAAAAAACTCATAGTTAAAATCAAAGTTCTAAAAACGCACAATGTGATGAAACATCATGATAAAACATCAAGATTTACAAGATTAATTGtgaaaaaatgtttttagttttttttatattttcaattatcacttaattaatagattaaataatacataaagatacaaatattaataataaatgtatattttttcaAGTTATCAAACACACAAgtcttaaaatcataatttatttttttgcatttaacgatttttttgttgtaaaattttatatcattataaatttattatttaaaataaattaaattttatataatcattttttgtttttcatgctTTTTTCGCACTTTCTACATGTTTAATATGGTCAATCATAGAGTTGACGCTTTTGCCCAAAACGAAGCTTTTTTCTCACACTTCATGATTAATATGGCTTAATAGATGCTTTTTAGAACACTTACTAACATATTATGTAttgacaaaaacttttgtgagacggtcgcACAAGTCAATTTTGTATGACACATCtctatttggatcatccattaaaaatattattttttatgtcaaaatattacttattattgtaaatatgagcatgaACCGATTCACAGATAAATATCcatgatatcgtctcacaaaagacatacCAATATGCATAATAGATAGTCAACAACACGTGTTTCACATATAAATACGCGAATACATCTAAAGTTTATAATGACTTTGTTGTCCTACATTCGGTGTTCTAAACAATATTAAAATACGATTCGCCGAAACGTGGACATGGATTCTATATGAACCAATGGATCGTGACAAGTTCGACCTATCCCGAAAAATTGTCGGCGTAAGAAAAAACTTCACTTCAAACATAAACggcaaaaaaaatttgaccatATTAAGCATATAAAAAACGTAAAAAAGCGCTAAAAAGAACaattttttagataaaattttaagttattttttaaataaattttaacttttgaattttattttaagtaataaATATTTACTTATGTAAAAATTCCACACCCCAAAAAACCCCAAGGGTATCGAAATATTTGTTTCGAAATTCGAACCCTTGCATTCCTTGTGTCCAAGAGACGACGCTTGACCCAACAACAATTGACAAATTTTATCCAGCAAGACAACAAGCTACCATAGAAAAATTTGGTTTCAACCCTTTTCTAGTCAATGCAATATGACATGAATTGTCCATTAATGCTTTGTTTCATTGTATGGAACATTATTCATCATCCCTACCAACAATTCACCGTAAATTTACCAACAAATTCAATACAAAGGATCACTAATGAAATACAGCAATGCAGAAAAATATCTCTTTAGTGTCAAAACATAAAGGTAAAATTAAACAACAGTATGcattaaacatttttattatgatatttttgcgttcCTCAGCGACTCAGAGATTATTACACCTGCTGATGTTCTCATGTGGTCCAGGCCAAGCATAGCAATACAAGAGTCGTCGGTCCTTAGGTGCGGTTGGACTAGTTCCCAAATCTTTTTCTTCTGAACCTGCACAGTATCGGATAGCCAAGTTGCAAGTCTATTAGAGGTAAAAGGCCATCAGACAGGTCGAGAGCTAGAGTAGTTGAGGTAAAAGATGATAGAAAGAATTCTAAAAATTTGATGAGTACTGTACGAAAGTAGCCATGACCGTAATTCCTTTGAATCGTGaaccaaaattaaaaacatctcccaaaattaaaaactgaaaaaaaaattcaaaacaccCAGGATTTAGTGTAGGATTCCAATCCAAACAATTAAGAAACTGGAAAATGGTTTAAACTGCTTCATGAAATTGGTCTTAAAAGATatgacaatcaaaaataagaaaacaagTGTTTGATTCCCTTTTCCCTTTCCTTCCCAGTCGATGGCTCGAGAATATCATCTCTCTTGGTCGACAGGCACTTCAATCGCACCACACTATGCTCTTTCTACTACAAATATACATCAGGAGATTGATTATAATGGCTTCCCTAAAGTTACTATATACTGTACTCCAATCACACGATGATGTAAATTTCTTTCAAGAACTTCCCAAGACCTTCCAAGGTTTAATGACCTTTAGTCAACAAAAGTTCTAGAGCATGCACCTGAGATTATTTTGTTCACATGAACAAGCAGCATGGACCAATTTTTGGATAGCTTCAAGATCACAAAAAACCAAGTATATTTCTAACATCTGCTGTAACACTCTAAAAATCACATAAACAGCATTATAATCAAGTTATACAATCCCCAGCACTTGGTTTAGTAACACTAATGAATGCTAGATAACTATTATTCCGATGGCTTTATCACACTGATAGATAGGGCTTTTCTGATCTTGTTCACTTCTACTCCTAGTCATTCTAGCAATATGCAGTTCACAGGTAAGTGATTGTATCCATTGGAAACTATAATTAAAACACTATCATTTATGTCGCATATCATCCCCACTACACGCAATATGCTTCAGGCACTTAAAATTTACTAAGAGTAGCACTTATCAAAGAAATCAGAGCAAAATACATGAGGAAACGTTTACATCCTGATTCAAGATTTCATCCTGGTGAATTCAGAACCTCAGTTGTATACTAATAAGTTTGATCACACAGGAAAATTAGAACTTCATTTTCTAGGTTGTATTGGAGAAGTAATGACACGGAAACAGAATAAAATTGTGCTCTTTTTATGGTTTGGCCAAAATCCAAATAGAAGAAACAAATGCAGGGGTCCATTCAAAAACGTTTTAACTGTTTTTTTTCATGAAGTATTCTCATGAGTCCTTCAAAGTTCAAATACCCTTTATGCACTAAATAATATCTCACACATGAAAGTGTTGACATCATTTTGATTTCATAAATGTAATATAAATCAATCACGAATCTTAACAGGAGAATTTACCTGGTTTGGTGTTGCAATATCAGGTAGGCTATCTTTGTCATCTTCAGAACCAAACCACACTCTTTCACCAGGTACAGCAGCTTCAGGTGGCACAAGAAGCTCAACCTTCTCATGTGCTTCATCAGAGGCCGCCATCAACATCCCGGATGATTTCACGCCACGCATATTTCTAGGCTTTAGATTAGCAAGAACTATCACATTCCTGTCCTGTACAGACAAATGGTAAAGGGAAACAAATGGGCATAAAACACAAGGCTCTGTAAAATTCGGTCCCTTCGGTCAAGTATATTTCTTCAGCCTAGGAACACAAGAAAGAGACGATAACAAACAGAATTGAGGCGTGCGGACCCCGCAAGTCAATCGGGCAAGAAATCAAACAAGATCGAATCAAACCAAGTGATTACGAATAAGAAAGGAAGAAtaaaaaatgcaaaataaaGGTAATATGGATATTATGACCTGGAGAAGGTTAATGGGAATGTAATTGACTAGGCCGCTGCATATGGTCCTGGGTTCTGGTTCGCCCACATCCACCTCCTCCACATAGAGGGAATCGGCCTCTTCATGCCGCCATACCTTAACGATCCTCCCAACCCGTATGTCCAACGTGTTGCACGCTTCCTTTATAATGCTCTTCGAATCATTGGAAGCATCCCCCTCATTCCCCGCTGATTCCAATGTTGTCGTCGCGGCTCCTGTTGGTTTAGCGTTATCCTGGGCCTGCTCAGTGCAGTAGCATTgcgttcttcttcttcttgagGATGATGAAGACATGATTCTGCTGCCGTTGCTGGTGACGGTGGAAACGGAGAAGGAGAGGCGGCCATGGGAATTAGTCTTGATCAAGAGATGCAGGCGGCAAGAGCGAAGAAAGGATTGAGTAGCAGCACTAACAGCTGCCGCCATGACCACTCACTCTTCAGACTCCTCGCAATCCCATTTATTTAAGAACATTAATTATATGCCAAATTCTCAATTTACCTTTCCAGTGATATATAGGAAAATAGatttaatcaatttatttttaaaaaaagttttaagtatatttgaaatatatcataattttttttttaaaaaaagatgatTAGAGTTAGATAATAATATCTTAATTCTATTTTAACGCAAATTCTAAactgaaataatataatttctgCACCAAATTCAACGTTCAACTCCAACCATtcacttcaaatcttacactaatATTCTCGGaatattcattttattatataaataaataaataaataaatatatatatatatatatatataaattcttattttttatataatattttttttataaattaacaatataattataataatgtttatattatataatcaaaatgatattattaataaagGCAAATAACAATATTtaagtttaatatttaattattatatattatttgtattatatAGAATACAAAGTAATACACGAAATATTTCGTAGTGCGCATTAAGCATTTCTAtcttttatctttttatatcgaccaaaatttttttgaaatttgatatgataattgacaaccatttaaaaatcatgaaatcaaACATGAATGAATTCACACGCGATCGAGAAATCAATCTGTCTCATCCATCAACTGTTGTGCTTCGGAGAAGGAATGAGAGTCTAAGAGAAGAATTAGCCAATGCGTCTGTCACTGCATTGATCTCAAGAATATGCATGTCTATGGAAACTAGATTGAATTGGTGTAATGATATTATAACAAAGCTCTCAGCTAGTACTACTCGCAACCCTCAGAGAATTAGCAGTGTTTTGGTTCGATAATTTGCACACTTTTCATTGTTGGTCATGTTGTAGGTCAATTCTCGATTTTATTTCATTAACTTAAActtgtttttcaaatttaatccaTTTTCAACCGAGTATTGATAAGACATCGAACACGTCAACAATATTCAACACCACATCAACGTCATGTCAGCGATTCCCGGTCTCATCTCAACATTTAGAAAagactaaaattaaaaaaaaattgacaaattAGACTATAAGTTGATTGATAACATAACCAAAATTAGATCAAATATATGATTAGAGATTAAAAATGTTATTCTTATAATTGGACTCCATTTTATCATTCGGAGGCAAACTTGCTAAAAATCCTATTAGGGCATACACAATATGATTATTACTAAAAGGGAGCATAAATATCTGCATGACTCGGAGGTTTTCGTTGCATTTtaacaattttcgaaatttagaatttagttttaaacatttttcacaACTCAATAGTCTTCAAGATCAATAGTCTTCACCTCTCGATACAACTTCTTTGCAAGTAGGACGAAGTAAAATTGTGTGCTCGAACTGAGCCACATAACTCCCCTTACTGTCGCAGAGAGGAGGGCACGGCTGTCAAAGTCGCAATATAATACACATTTAATAATTCAGTTTGATAAACCAATTATGGTGGAAGCTAGATCACTAAATGTATGCAAAAAAAACTCAATAATCATCAAAGGTTGCAGTAATCGCAATCAAACATCTATCTGACAAAGTTCAACTCTACTAAGCACGATAATGAAGCTACCACGATGAAATTCAAGAAAGTGTAAGGAATGGGAAGAATAATTTTGGTTTGTTTCACAATTGAAGATGTGATTTACCATTCATCTGAGTCGTGATTACGAGACCATACACTTCATCTCTATACTACCATCCCACCAATACAACTAATATTTTACACCTTGTGTCTGATATTCTCTCTTGGAGAGACCATATTAGCAAAACCGAATCCATCACACAAACAAGTACTGTGGTTTGATTGTCTTCCATCTTTTAATAGCTGCAATATCAGAACTTCATATACGTGGAGAGCTATTGGCCATTACATATTTTCCGTATCCCAACATTGTAAGTTGGCGAACACATACCTACACCCAAGATGAATACTAATCGTTCTATGGTTATTCTATACTTTAGAATGGCCCATTTGGTAACTTTGTCCAGCATTCCTCGATATTTAAAATTGCTGATAAGCTCATGCCAACTGATAGCTTCTTATTTTAGCAAGATAGTTCTCAATCAGGTGTTACAAGAAAATTTAGATCACATCGAGCTTGAGCGCAAGTTCAAGGCTAGAATCACTACATTATTAATGGCATGATAACATCATAATAACTGAGACTACCTATTACAAATTTGTCTCCTAGTTTTGATAATTCAGCTGGAGTATTGCTTTAATTTTTATAGTTTTTCTATTGATCNtttttgttttttttttttttttttttggtcataaacatttattttaaccCAAAGGGTTTATGGGGAGAGGCTCAGGTTTGAGCTAGCCAAGACTCCACTTGTGCGTAATAATAGTTGTAAAACCAACCTTGAGATTTATGGGAAAAAATACTTGTGAAAATTAGACCTTGGGAGCAAAATCATTTCAATTTATGCAATATGTAACTGTAGATCAAGCCCAAgcttgcatatttttcagcttAAATTTTCCAACGTAGAAATAAATGCAGCTAAAAAATGTTCGTAGAGTGTAAGTTTCTTAAACAACAATTCGTACCTGAATAATACCAACATCACACAAATTCTTCAGTGCCATCAAATACTTAGTTTCCCCAAGGCGGTCTAGATAACGCCTGCAAAAAGCCAATGTAgagaaatttttattaattgttgCCAACAACTGCTTTGCTCTGGGCAACCGCAGAGGAATATGGCCAACGTCAAAATTCTTCATGTAATGGCTGCATTCTAGATCTTCTCTGACATATCCTTTCCCTGCATGAAAAGAGGAGAAACATAAAGCTTTTTGTATCCAGCATTACTAATTCAACAGTTTCTATTTCAACGTAAACAGAATATGTCACCTGTAGATCCAAAAGTCTCAATTGCATAAAATTCACCCTCTTCCATTTTTGTTTGCTCCCCTCCTTTAACTATAGGAACAGATTTCCCAGCATGGATTTGATAACTCCCGATACTATGCCCATTCAAATTTCGAATACTTTTTACTGCCAAAACAGCCAAACCATCCAGAGCAATCGTATAACTTCAAAACGTAGTAAAGCAACTCGAAGTAAAAGCTACAAAATAACAAGATATGGAAATCTgacatatttaatattatttagcaATTAATTTATATTGATCAAATCATGTTTGATTGCTTGATTAACTAGACTACTTCAATCTCTCGAGCTAAATAGATATAGATAAAGCGGCTTGAATTTAgaagttgaaataaaatttctacTGATCCATGAACATCTAGAAACAGAATAATCCAGCA comes from Primulina huaijiensis isolate GDHJ02 chromosome 2, ASM1229523v2, whole genome shotgun sequence and encodes:
- the LOC140965001 gene encoding uncharacterized protein; the protein is MAAAVSAATQSFLRSCRLHLLIKTNSHGRLSFSVSTVTSNGSRIMSSSSSRRRRTQCYCTEQAQDNAKPTGAATTTLESAGNEGDASNDSKSIIKEACNTLDIRVGRIVKVWRHEEADSLYVEEVDVGEPEPRTICSGLVNYIPINLLQDRNVIVLANLKPRNMRGVKSSGMLMAASDEAHEKVELLVPPEAAVPGERVWFGSEDDKDSLPDIATPNQVQKKKIWELVQPHLRTDDSCIAMLGLDHMRTSAGVIISESLRNAKIS